The Halichondria panicea chromosome 14, odHalPani1.1, whole genome shotgun sequence genome contains a region encoding:
- the LOC135347938 gene encoding uncharacterized protein LOC135347938 isoform X1 gives MDMDVGGDKDEEDEEDMDQDDDDDYDANDNNMNVNMFPLRGFGQPPPGRPHPLARGANRVVPGRFMPAGMGFGGVEFGGMGGGGEGGNRLGGKEAAVDSGVQQQAIQMREAARSAAIRRSEAPAPHTWHTPHTLTHHGPPSLEELSTRALLTLSSSYGMPSCSRLSPLVARRFMRALKDKKRPNVKTLAAFHGCPVQVIELDNYIYATNKLLQALCYFPSITSLSLGSCSIITDRAITSLLPYLHALTSLNLNGCRQLDEVICRGIRSCTLLEVLKLSEVKVTDRGFSILLATPLTHLRVLDLSKTQITTKSLQLLPADVAELEGGESKVTTLIGAAASIDNVCRMDPLGTHGSSHWTLAMNS, from the exons ATGGATATGGATGTTGGAGGCGATAAAGATGAAGAAGATGAAGAAGATATGGATCAGGATGACGATGACGATTACGATGCTAATGACAATAATATGAACGTGAATATGTTCCCCCTTCGTGGTTTTGGACAGCCCCCTCCTgggagaccacacccactagccAGGGGGGCTAATCGAG TTGTACCTGGTCGTTTTATGCCCGCTGGTATGGGGTTTGGAGGTGTGGAGTTTGGTGgtatgggggggggtggtGAGGGGGGCAATCGTCTGGGGGGCAAGGAGGCGGCAGTGGACAGTGGCGTACAACAACAGGCAATACAAATGAGAGAGGCAG ctcgtAGTGCTGCCATCAGACGTTCCGAGGCTCCCGCCCCTCACACATggcacactcctcacaccctcacacaccacgGACCACCCTCTCTTGAGGAGCTCTCCACACGAGCACTACTCACACTCAGTAGCAGTTACGGTATGCCGTCGTGTAGTCGGCTAAGCCCATTGGTCGCTCGTAGATTCATGAGGGCACTAAAGGACAAGAAGAGGCCCAACGTCAAAACACTAGCAGCTTTCCACGGATG TCCTGTTCAAGTGATAGAGTTGGATAACTATATCTACGCTACCAATAAACTACTACAAGCTCTGTG ctACTTCCCCAGTATCACGTCACTCAGTTTGGGCTCTTGTTCCATTATCACAGACAGAGCCATCACATCACTGCTTCCAT acCTCCATGCACTGACCTCACTCAATCTCAACGGCTGTAGACAACTGGACGAGGTCATCTGTCGAGGAATCAGAA GTTGTACTTTGCTGGAGGTACTGAAGTTATCGGAGGTGAAGGTGACTGACAGGGGGTTTTCCATACTCCTGGCCACGCCCCTCACACACCTACGAGTGTTGGACCTTTCCAAGACTCAGATCACAACTAAATCACTCCAACTATTACCAGCAG ATGTGGCTGAGCTGGAGGGTGGGGAGTCCAAGGTGACCACACTCATCGGGGCAGCTGCTAGCATAGACAATGTCTGCAGAATGGACCCTCTTGGAACCCATGGGTCTAGTCACTGGACACTAGCTATGAATAGCTAA
- the LOC135347938 gene encoding uncharacterized protein LOC135347938 isoform X2, whose translation MDMDVGGDKDEEDEEDMDQDDDDDYDANDNNMNVNMFPLRGFGQPPPGRPHPLARGANRVVPGRFMPAGMGFGGVEFGGMGGGGEGGNRLGGKEAAVDSGVQQQAIQMREAARSAAIRRSEAPAPHTWHTPHTLTHHGPPSLEELSTRALLTLSSSYGMPSCSRLSPLVARRFMRALKDKKRPNVKTLAAFHGCPVQVIELDNYIYATNKLLQALCYFPSITSLSLGSCSIITDRAITSLLPYLHALTSLNLNGCRQLDEVICRGIRSCTLLEVLKLSEVKVTDRGFSILLATPLTHLRVLDLSKTQITTKSLQLLPAGSPNLEVNREDFVCYLLCVILSPNGLHYRMSA comes from the exons ATGGATATGGATGTTGGAGGCGATAAAGATGAAGAAGATGAAGAAGATATGGATCAGGATGACGATGACGATTACGATGCTAATGACAATAATATGAACGTGAATATGTTCCCCCTTCGTGGTTTTGGACAGCCCCCTCCTgggagaccacacccactagccAGGGGGGCTAATCGAG TTGTACCTGGTCGTTTTATGCCCGCTGGTATGGGGTTTGGAGGTGTGGAGTTTGGTGgtatgggggggggtggtGAGGGGGGCAATCGTCTGGGGGGCAAGGAGGCGGCAGTGGACAGTGGCGTACAACAACAGGCAATACAAATGAGAGAGGCAG ctcgtAGTGCTGCCATCAGACGTTCCGAGGCTCCCGCCCCTCACACATggcacactcctcacaccctcacacaccacgGACCACCCTCTCTTGAGGAGCTCTCCACACGAGCACTACTCACACTCAGTAGCAGTTACGGTATGCCGTCGTGTAGTCGGCTAAGCCCATTGGTCGCTCGTAGATTCATGAGGGCACTAAAGGACAAGAAGAGGCCCAACGTCAAAACACTAGCAGCTTTCCACGGATG TCCTGTTCAAGTGATAGAGTTGGATAACTATATCTACGCTACCAATAAACTACTACAAGCTCTGTG ctACTTCCCCAGTATCACGTCACTCAGTTTGGGCTCTTGTTCCATTATCACAGACAGAGCCATCACATCACTGCTTCCAT acCTCCATGCACTGACCTCACTCAATCTCAACGGCTGTAGACAACTGGACGAGGTCATCTGTCGAGGAATCAGAA GTTGTACTTTGCTGGAGGTACTGAAGTTATCGGAGGTGAAGGTGACTGACAGGGGGTTTTCCATACTCCTGGCCACGCCCCTCACACACCTACGAGTGTTGGACCTTTCCAAGACTCAGATCACAACTAAATCACTCCAACTATTACCAGCAG GATCACCAAATCTTGAAGTAAATCGTGAAGACTTTGTTTGTTATCTTCTCTGTGTGATACTCTCTCCCAATGGCCTTCACTACCGAATGAGCGCTTGA
- the LOC135347938 gene encoding uncharacterized protein LOC135347938 isoform X3, which yields MDMDVGGDKDEEDEEDMDQDDDDDYDANDNNMNVNMFPLRGFGQPPPGRPHPLARGANRVVPGRFMPAGMGFGGVEFGGMGGGGEGGNRLGGKEAAVDSGVQQQAIQMREAARSAAIRRSEAPAPHTWHTPHTLTHHGPPSLEELSTRALLTLSSSYGMPSCSRLSPLVARRFMRALKDKKRPNVKTLAAFHGCPVQVIELDNYIYATNKLLQALCYFPSITSLSLGSCSIITDRAITSLLPYLHALTSLNLNGCRQLDEVICRGIRSCTLLEVLKLSEVKVTDRGFSILLATPLTHLRVLDLSKTQITTKSLQLLPAER from the exons ATGGATATGGATGTTGGAGGCGATAAAGATGAAGAAGATGAAGAAGATATGGATCAGGATGACGATGACGATTACGATGCTAATGACAATAATATGAACGTGAATATGTTCCCCCTTCGTGGTTTTGGACAGCCCCCTCCTgggagaccacacccactagccAGGGGGGCTAATCGAG TTGTACCTGGTCGTTTTATGCCCGCTGGTATGGGGTTTGGAGGTGTGGAGTTTGGTGgtatgggggggggtggtGAGGGGGGCAATCGTCTGGGGGGCAAGGAGGCGGCAGTGGACAGTGGCGTACAACAACAGGCAATACAAATGAGAGAGGCAG ctcgtAGTGCTGCCATCAGACGTTCCGAGGCTCCCGCCCCTCACACATggcacactcctcacaccctcacacaccacgGACCACCCTCTCTTGAGGAGCTCTCCACACGAGCACTACTCACACTCAGTAGCAGTTACGGTATGCCGTCGTGTAGTCGGCTAAGCCCATTGGTCGCTCGTAGATTCATGAGGGCACTAAAGGACAAGAAGAGGCCCAACGTCAAAACACTAGCAGCTTTCCACGGATG TCCTGTTCAAGTGATAGAGTTGGATAACTATATCTACGCTACCAATAAACTACTACAAGCTCTGTG ctACTTCCCCAGTATCACGTCACTCAGTTTGGGCTCTTGTTCCATTATCACAGACAGAGCCATCACATCACTGCTTCCAT acCTCCATGCACTGACCTCACTCAATCTCAACGGCTGTAGACAACTGGACGAGGTCATCTGTCGAGGAATCAGAA GTTGTACTTTGCTGGAGGTACTGAAGTTATCGGAGGTGAAGGTGACTGACAGGGGGTTTTCCATACTCCTGGCCACGCCCCTCACACACCTACGAGTGTTGGACCTTTCCAAGACTCAGATCACAACTAAATCACTCCAACTATTACCAGCAG AGAGATGA